Proteins found in one Neomonachus schauinslandi chromosome 1, ASM220157v2, whole genome shotgun sequence genomic segment:
- the U2AF1 gene encoding splicing factor U2AF 35 kDa subunit isoform X5 encodes MQEHYDEFFEEVFTEMEEKYGEVEEMNVCDNLGDHLVGNVYVKFRREEDAEKAVIDLNNRWFNGQPIHAELSPVTDFREACCRQYEMGECTRGGFCNFMHLKPISRELRRELYGRRRKKHRSRSRSRERRSRSRDRGRGGGGGGGGGGGGRERDRRRSRDRERSGRF; translated from the exons ATGCAGGAACACTATGACGAGTTTTTTGAG GAGGTTTTTACAGAAATGGAGGAGAAGTACGGTGAAGTTGAGGAGATGAATGTCTGCGATAACCTTGGAGACCACCTAGTCGGGAACGTGTACGTCAAG TTCCGCCGTGAGGAAGACGCGGAAAAGGCTGTGATTGACCTGAACAACCGCTGGTTTAACGGGCAGCCCATCCACGCGGAGCTCTCCCCGGTGACCGACTTCCGAGAGGCGTGCTGCCGCCAGTACGAGATGGG GGAGTGCACACGAGGCGGCTTCTGCAACTTCATGCACCTGAAGCCCATTTCCAGAGAGCTGCGGCGGGAGCTGTACGGACGTCGGCGCAAGAA GCATAGATCGAGGTCCCGGTCCCGGGAGCGTCGCTCTCGGTCTAGAGACCGTGGccgtggtggcggcggcggcggtggcggcggcggcgggggacGGGAGCGCGACAGGAGGCGGTCGAGAGACCGTGAGAGATCTGGGCGATTCTGA